The following are encoded in a window of Streptomyces sp. Go-475 genomic DNA:
- a CDS encoding M50 family metallopeptidase: MDSTATASLASLWDEVSGTQPDPDLWVVIATLVAALAVVVPHGLWRISRNAITIAHEGGHGLVALLSGRTLTGIRLHSDTSGLTVSRGKPYGIGMILTAASGYTAPPLLGLGGAALLGAGRITLLLWLATALLLAMLVMIRNAYGALTMIVTGGLFVLVSWLAGPQVQAAFAYAVVWFLLIGGVRPAFELQAKRARGGAGDSDADQLSRLTHVPAALWFFLFHAVSLCSLIGGGRWLLEL, translated from the coding sequence ATGGACAGCACCGCAACCGCCTCGCTCGCCTCCCTCTGGGACGAGGTGTCCGGCACCCAGCCCGACCCCGACCTGTGGGTGGTGATCGCGACTCTGGTCGCCGCGCTCGCCGTGGTGGTCCCGCACGGCCTGTGGCGCATCTCGCGCAACGCCATCACCATCGCCCACGAGGGCGGCCACGGACTGGTGGCCCTGCTCAGCGGCCGCACCCTCACGGGCATACGGCTGCACTCGGACACCAGCGGCCTGACCGTCAGCCGCGGCAAGCCGTACGGCATCGGCATGATCCTCACCGCGGCCTCCGGCTACACCGCCCCGCCCCTGCTGGGCCTCGGCGGCGCGGCCCTGCTCGGCGCCGGCCGGATCACGCTCCTGCTGTGGCTGGCGACGGCCCTGCTGCTGGCCATGCTCGTGATGATCCGCAACGCCTACGGCGCCCTGACGATGATCGTCACCGGCGGCCTGTTCGTCCTGGTGTCGTGGCTGGCCGGTCCCCAGGTGCAGGCGGCGTTCGCGTACGCGGTGGTGTGGTTCCTGCTGATCGGCGGGGTGCGCCCGGCGTTCGAACTCCAGGCGAAGCGGGCGCGGGGCGGGGCGGGCGACTCGGACGCGGACCAGCTGTCACGGCTGACGCACGTACCGGCGGCGCTGTGGTTCTTCCTGTTCCACGCGGTGTCGCTGTGCTCGCTGATCGGCGGCGGGCGCTGGCTGCTGGAGCTGTGA
- a CDS encoding SOS response-associated peptidase → MCGRYAASRRPEDLAGIFEIEKWEPEETLEPDYNVAPTKEVYAVLDRPLKDADDPRPVRQLRTLKWGLVPSWSKTPEGGARMINARAETVHEKPSYRRAFTSRRCILPADGYYEWVTGTQERELEVEGKKKRPRKQPYFVTPADGSVFAMAGLYEFWRDRTLPDDHPQAWWVTCSVITTEAEQSPLAVAPAEGPRALADIHPRMPLMLTPDRWDAWLDPSRTDADDLRELLAPPPAGLMRAYPVTTAVSNVRNNGPDLLKELEGPEEGTLF, encoded by the coding sequence ATGTGCGGACGGTATGCGGCGAGTCGTAGGCCAGAGGATCTCGCAGGAATCTTTGAGATCGAGAAGTGGGAGCCCGAGGAGACCCTCGAGCCCGACTACAACGTGGCGCCCACCAAGGAGGTGTACGCCGTCCTGGACCGCCCCCTGAAAGACGCGGACGACCCGCGGCCGGTTCGCCAGCTGCGCACGCTGAAGTGGGGGCTCGTCCCGTCCTGGTCGAAGACCCCCGAGGGCGGCGCCCGGATGATCAACGCACGCGCGGAGACCGTCCACGAGAAGCCCTCCTACCGCCGTGCCTTCACCTCCCGGCGCTGCATCCTGCCCGCCGACGGCTATTACGAGTGGGTCACCGGCACGCAGGAGCGCGAGCTGGAGGTGGAGGGGAAGAAGAAGCGGCCCCGCAAGCAGCCGTACTTCGTGACCCCGGCGGACGGGTCGGTCTTCGCGATGGCCGGGCTGTACGAGTTCTGGCGGGACCGGACGCTGCCGGACGACCACCCGCAGGCCTGGTGGGTGACCTGTTCCGTCATCACCACCGAGGCCGAGCAGAGCCCGCTCGCCGTCGCCCCGGCCGAGGGGCCGCGGGCGCTGGCCGACATCCACCCCCGGATGCCGCTGATGCTCACGCCCGACCGTTGGGACGCCTGGCTCGACCCCTCCCGCACGGACGCCGACGACCTGCGCGAGCTGCTCGCCCCGCCGCCCGCCGGGCTGATGCGCGCCTACCCCGTCACCACGGCCGTCAGCAACGTCCGCAACAACGGACCGGACCTGCTGAAGGAGCTGGAAGGGCCCGAAGAGGGCACACTCTTCTGA